Proteins found in one Cinclus cinclus chromosome 8, bCinCin1.1, whole genome shotgun sequence genomic segment:
- the PLPPR4 gene encoding phospholipid phosphatase-related protein type 4 isoform X2 — protein sequence MSAKERQKSKVTKDSVTLLPCFYFVELPILASSVVSLYFLELTDVFKPVHSGFNCYDKSLSMPYIEPTQESVPFLMLLSLVFAGPSVTIMIGEGILYCCLSKRRNGIGTEANINAGGCNFNSFLRRAVRFVGVHVFGLCATALVTDIIQLSTGYQAPYFLTVCKPNYTSLNVSCSENSYVVEDICSGADLNIINAGRKSFPSQHATLAAFAAVYISGLYAVGNFLPSDENVFHPNFHREPLRSLTDLSQDANRILPGKNGGSSDGIVSHRTESILNRNHRDSGSLTNLKRANADVEIITPRSPMGKENMVTFSNTLPRVNTPSLEDPARRNATIHASMDSARSKQLLSQWKNKNESRKLSLQVIETESGQSPPRAIEMRSSSEPSRVGVNGDHHGPTSQYLKIQPGSVPGCNNSGLTGGPRVSIQSRPGSSQLVHIPEETQENVNTSPKSSSARAKWLKAAEKSVACRSNSQPRIMQVIAMSKQQGVLQGSPKSSEGSTVTCTGAIRYKTLTDHEPSSIVRVEAHPENNRPVIQMPSEGEGSGSWKWKGPEKVTLRQTYELNDLNRDSESCDSLKDSYGSGDRKRSNIDNTEHHHHGITTIRVTPVEGSEIGSETLSISSSRDSTLRRKGNIILIPERGSSPENTRNIFYKGTSPTRAYKD from the exons TTGCCCATATTGGCATCTTCTGTTGTTAGCCTCTATTTTCTTGAACTTACTGATGTCTTCAAGCCAGTTCACTCTGGATTTAATTGCTATGACAAGAGTCTGAGTATGCCATACATTGAACCTACACAAGAGTCTGTTCCCTTCTTGATGTTGCTTAGTCTGGTTTTTGCCGGACCATCAGTTACG ATAATGATAGGAGAAGGAATTCTCTACTGTTGCCTGTCCAAAAGAAGAAATGGGATTGGAACAGAGGCCAATATTAATGCAGGAGGATGCAACTTCAATTCTTTTCTTAGAAGAGCTGTCAGATTTGTTG GTGTTCACGTGTTTGGTCTTTGTGCAACTGCTCTTGTTACTGATATTATACAGCTATCAACAGGATATCAGGCACCATATTTCCTGACTGTTTGCAAGCCTAACTATACATCCTTAAATGTATCCTGCTCAGAGAATTCATATGTTGTGGAAGATATTTGCTCAGGAGCTGATCTCAATATTATCAACGCTGGAAG AAAGTCATTCCCTTCTCAACATGCCACCCTCGCAGCCTTTGCAGCAGTGTACATTTCG GGCCTGTATGCCGTGGGGAACTTCTTACCAAGTGACGAGAATGTGTTTCACCCAAATTTTCACAGAGAACCTCTAAGGTCATTGACAGACCTCAGTCAAGATGCCAACAGAATCCTGCCAGGTAAAAATGGTGGCAGCAGCGATGGAATTGTCTCTCACCGTACAGAAAGTATCCTGAATAGAAACCACAGAGATTCAGGCTCTCTGACCAATCTCAAGAGAGCAAATGCTGATGTAGAAATAATAACACCACGAAGCCcaatgggaaaggaaaacatggTTACTTTCAGCAACACTTTGCCAAGAGTCAACACACCATCCTTGGAAGATCCAGCAAGACGAAATGCAACAATACATGCATCGATGGATTCTGCCCGTTCCAAACAATTGCTGTCCCAGTGGAAGAACAAGAATGAAAGTAGAAAGTTGTCACTGCAGGTAATAGAGACTGAATCTGGCCAGTCACCACCAAGGGCTATTGAAATGAGGTCAAGCTCAGAACCCTCCAGAGTGGGTGTAAATGGTGATCATCATGGCCCAACTAGCCAATACCTGAAAATCCAACCTGGCAGTGTACCAGGTTGTAACAACTCAGGTCTTACTGGCGGGCCAAGGGTCTCCATTCAGTCCCGTCCTGGCTCATCCCAGCTAGTACACATTCCTGAAGAGACTCAGGAGAACGTGAACACATCACCCAAAAGTAGTTCAGCTAGAGCTAAATGGCTGAAAGCTGCTGAGAAGAGTGTTGCATGCAGGAGTAATAGCCAGCCAAGAATCATGCAAGTAATAGCCATGTCTAAGCAGCAAGGAGTGCTTCAGGGCAGTCCAAAGAGTTCAGAGGGAAGCACAGTGACCTGTACAGGAGCCATCAGATATAAAACCTTAACAGACCATGAGCCAAGTAGCATTGTAAGAGTTGAGGCCCATCCAGAAAATAATAGACCTGTAATTCAGATGCCATCAGAAGGTGAAGGAAGTGGGTCATGGAAATGGAAAGGTCCCGAAAAAGTCACTCTTCGTCAAACATATGAGCTAAATGATCTTAACAGAGACTCTGAGAGCTGTGACTCCTTAAAAGACAGTTATGGGTCAGGTGACAGGAAAAGAAGCAACATAGATAACACCGAGCATCACCATCATGGAATCACCACGATAAGAGTCACTCCAGTGGAGGGAAGTGAGATTGGCTCAGAGACTCTGTCCATTTCTTCTAGCCGGGACTCAACTCTACGAAGAAAAGGTAACATCATTTTAATCCCTGAGAGAGGGAGCAGTCCGGAGAACACCAGAAACATCTTCTATAAAGGCACATCCCCCACGCGAGCGTACAAGGACTGA
- the PLPPR4 gene encoding phospholipid phosphatase-related protein type 4 isoform X1, translated as MSAKERQKSKVTKDSVTLLPCFYFVELPILASSVVSLYFLELTDVFKPVHSGFNCYDKSLSMPYIEPTQESVPFLMLLSLVFAGPSVTIMIGEGILYCCLSKRRNGIGTEANINAGGCNFNSFLRRAVRFVGVHVFGLCATALVTDIIQLSTGYQAPYFLTVCKPNYTSLNVSCSENSYVVEDICSGADLNIINAGRKSFPSQHATLAAFAAVYISMYFNSTLTDSSKLLKPLLVFAFIICGIICGLTRITQYKNHPVDVYCGFLIGGGIALYLGLYAVGNFLPSDENVFHPNFHREPLRSLTDLSQDANRILPGKNGGSSDGIVSHRTESILNRNHRDSGSLTNLKRANADVEIITPRSPMGKENMVTFSNTLPRVNTPSLEDPARRNATIHASMDSARSKQLLSQWKNKNESRKLSLQVIETESGQSPPRAIEMRSSSEPSRVGVNGDHHGPTSQYLKIQPGSVPGCNNSGLTGGPRVSIQSRPGSSQLVHIPEETQENVNTSPKSSSARAKWLKAAEKSVACRSNSQPRIMQVIAMSKQQGVLQGSPKSSEGSTVTCTGAIRYKTLTDHEPSSIVRVEAHPENNRPVIQMPSEGEGSGSWKWKGPEKVTLRQTYELNDLNRDSESCDSLKDSYGSGDRKRSNIDNTEHHHHGITTIRVTPVEGSEIGSETLSISSSRDSTLRRKGNIILIPERGSSPENTRNIFYKGTSPTRAYKD; from the exons TTGCCCATATTGGCATCTTCTGTTGTTAGCCTCTATTTTCTTGAACTTACTGATGTCTTCAAGCCAGTTCACTCTGGATTTAATTGCTATGACAAGAGTCTGAGTATGCCATACATTGAACCTACACAAGAGTCTGTTCCCTTCTTGATGTTGCTTAGTCTGGTTTTTGCCGGACCATCAGTTACG ATAATGATAGGAGAAGGAATTCTCTACTGTTGCCTGTCCAAAAGAAGAAATGGGATTGGAACAGAGGCCAATATTAATGCAGGAGGATGCAACTTCAATTCTTTTCTTAGAAGAGCTGTCAGATTTGTTG GTGTTCACGTGTTTGGTCTTTGTGCAACTGCTCTTGTTACTGATATTATACAGCTATCAACAGGATATCAGGCACCATATTTCCTGACTGTTTGCAAGCCTAACTATACATCCTTAAATGTATCCTGCTCAGAGAATTCATATGTTGTGGAAGATATTTGCTCAGGAGCTGATCTCAATATTATCAACGCTGGAAG AAAGTCATTCCCTTCTCAACATGCCACCCTCGCAGCCTTTGCAGCAGTGTACATTTCG atgTACTTCAATTCTACATTAACAGACTCCTCAAAACTTCTTAAACCACTCTTGGTCTTTGCCTTTATCATCTGTGGAATTATATGCGGTCTGACTCGTATCACCCAGTATAAGAATCATCCAGTTGATGTTTACTGTGGCTTTCTCATAGGAGGAGGAATTGCTCTCTATTTG GGCCTGTATGCCGTGGGGAACTTCTTACCAAGTGACGAGAATGTGTTTCACCCAAATTTTCACAGAGAACCTCTAAGGTCATTGACAGACCTCAGTCAAGATGCCAACAGAATCCTGCCAGGTAAAAATGGTGGCAGCAGCGATGGAATTGTCTCTCACCGTACAGAAAGTATCCTGAATAGAAACCACAGAGATTCAGGCTCTCTGACCAATCTCAAGAGAGCAAATGCTGATGTAGAAATAATAACACCACGAAGCCcaatgggaaaggaaaacatggTTACTTTCAGCAACACTTTGCCAAGAGTCAACACACCATCCTTGGAAGATCCAGCAAGACGAAATGCAACAATACATGCATCGATGGATTCTGCCCGTTCCAAACAATTGCTGTCCCAGTGGAAGAACAAGAATGAAAGTAGAAAGTTGTCACTGCAGGTAATAGAGACTGAATCTGGCCAGTCACCACCAAGGGCTATTGAAATGAGGTCAAGCTCAGAACCCTCCAGAGTGGGTGTAAATGGTGATCATCATGGCCCAACTAGCCAATACCTGAAAATCCAACCTGGCAGTGTACCAGGTTGTAACAACTCAGGTCTTACTGGCGGGCCAAGGGTCTCCATTCAGTCCCGTCCTGGCTCATCCCAGCTAGTACACATTCCTGAAGAGACTCAGGAGAACGTGAACACATCACCCAAAAGTAGTTCAGCTAGAGCTAAATGGCTGAAAGCTGCTGAGAAGAGTGTTGCATGCAGGAGTAATAGCCAGCCAAGAATCATGCAAGTAATAGCCATGTCTAAGCAGCAAGGAGTGCTTCAGGGCAGTCCAAAGAGTTCAGAGGGAAGCACAGTGACCTGTACAGGAGCCATCAGATATAAAACCTTAACAGACCATGAGCCAAGTAGCATTGTAAGAGTTGAGGCCCATCCAGAAAATAATAGACCTGTAATTCAGATGCCATCAGAAGGTGAAGGAAGTGGGTCATGGAAATGGAAAGGTCCCGAAAAAGTCACTCTTCGTCAAACATATGAGCTAAATGATCTTAACAGAGACTCTGAGAGCTGTGACTCCTTAAAAGACAGTTATGGGTCAGGTGACAGGAAAAGAAGCAACATAGATAACACCGAGCATCACCATCATGGAATCACCACGATAAGAGTCACTCCAGTGGAGGGAAGTGAGATTGGCTCAGAGACTCTGTCCATTTCTTCTAGCCGGGACTCAACTCTACGAAGAAAAGGTAACATCATTTTAATCCCTGAGAGAGGGAGCAGTCCGGAGAACACCAGAAACATCTTCTATAAAGGCACATCCCCCACGCGAGCGTACAAGGACTGA